The Halogranum gelatinilyticum genome contains a region encoding:
- a CDS encoding DUF7130 family rubredoxin-like protein, with product MSQEAAKASIGTTVYTEEGEPLGTIRGLGDDGFFVTTRDGAAGMSIEHERSGHEFGEAELAWRCGDCGEMGKLDDDLPDSCPNCDAPKQNLFYYTED from the coding sequence ATGAGCCAAGAGGCTGCAAAGGCGAGCATCGGCACGACCGTCTACACGGAAGAGGGCGAACCGCTCGGGACGATTCGCGGACTCGGCGACGACGGCTTCTTCGTGACGACCCGCGACGGCGCGGCCGGGATGTCCATCGAGCACGAGCGGTCGGGCCACGAGTTCGGCGAGGCCGAGTTGGCCTGGCGGTGCGGCGACTGCGGCGAGATGGGGAAACTCGACGACGACCTGCCGGACTCGTGCCCGAACTGTGACGCGCCGAAGCAGAACCTCTTCTACTATACCGAGGACTGA
- a CDS encoding ketopantoate reductase family protein, giving the protein MDIVVFGAGSLGSLVGGLLARTHEVTLVGRDPHVGRVRESGLRVTGELDAHVHPDAVTDGRNLAADLAVVTVKSFDTAAAADTLATGDFDAVLSLQNGLTEELLTDRLDVPVLAGTATYGARLTDPGHVVCTGVGEVVLGALDGGPSPVAERVGDAFRDAGIETLVADDMPRRRWEKLAVNAGINTVTALARVENGALADADAADLAHAAARETARVARAEGVRLPNRAARDAIDTVVEQTAKNRSSMLQDVDAEKRTEVDAISGVVVDRAERHGLDVPTNRTLASLLRAWEAARGLR; this is encoded by the coding sequence ATGGACATCGTCGTCTTCGGTGCCGGGAGCCTCGGGAGCCTCGTCGGCGGGCTGCTCGCGCGCACACACGAGGTGACACTGGTCGGCCGCGACCCGCACGTCGGCCGGGTGCGCGAGTCGGGCCTCCGCGTCACCGGCGAACTCGACGCGCACGTCCACCCCGACGCCGTCACCGACGGCCGTAATCTCGCCGCCGACCTCGCGGTCGTGACGGTCAAGTCGTTCGACACGGCCGCCGCGGCCGACACGCTCGCGACCGGCGACTTCGACGCCGTGCTCTCTTTGCAGAACGGTCTCACCGAGGAACTCCTCACGGACCGACTCGACGTCCCGGTCCTCGCCGGGACGGCGACCTACGGTGCTCGTCTGACCGACCCCGGCCACGTCGTCTGCACAGGTGTCGGCGAAGTCGTCCTCGGCGCGCTCGACGGCGGTCCTTCCCCCGTCGCCGAACGGGTAGGAGATGCCTTCCGCGATGCCGGTATCGAGACGCTCGTCGCGGACGATATGCCTCGGCGACGCTGGGAGAAACTCGCGGTCAACGCGGGTATCAACACCGTCACCGCGCTCGCCCGCGTGGAGAACGGCGCGCTCGCCGACGCCGACGCCGCCGACCTCGCCCACGCGGCCGCCCGCGAGACGGCCCGTGTTGCCCGCGCCGAGGGTGTCCGACTCCCAAACCGGGCCGCCCGCGACGCCATCGACACGGTCGTCGAACAGACGGCGAAGAACCGCTCGTCGATGCTGCAGGACGTCGACGCCGAGAAGCGAACCGAGGTCGACGCCATCTCGGGTGTTGTCGTCGACAGGGCGGAGCGACACGGGCTCGACGTGCCGACGAACCGGACGCTCGCTTCCCTTCTCCGCGCTTGGGAAGCCGCCCGGGGGCTGCGATGA
- a CDS encoding DMT family transporter, translating into MSRLAWATLLVAAVFETVWAVNLEYADGFSNLRASAVVVVAMALSVALLAKAVQTLPVGTAYAVWTGIGAVGTVVCGILLFDEPVTGVRLACIGTIIAGIVGLQLTS; encoded by the coding sequence ATGAGCCGCCTCGCGTGGGCGACGCTGCTCGTCGCCGCGGTCTTCGAAACGGTGTGGGCGGTCAACCTCGAATACGCAGACGGCTTCTCGAACCTCCGCGCCTCGGCCGTCGTCGTGGTCGCGATGGCACTCAGCGTCGCGCTCCTCGCAAAAGCCGTCCAGACGCTTCCGGTGGGGACGGCCTACGCCGTCTGGACCGGTATCGGCGCGGTCGGCACCGTCGTCTGTGGAATCCTTCTCTTCGACGAGCCGGTGACCGGGGTCCGACTGGCCTGCATCGGGACCATCATCGCAGGCATCGTCGGCTTGCAGCTGACCTCGTAA
- a CDS encoding sulfatase, with protein MTSESPRNVLFVVMDTVRKDHLTPYGYDRPTTPGLEDFADEATVFEQAVAPAPWTLPVHASLFTGMYPSQHGADQENPYLDGATTLAETLSAEGYDTACYSSNAWITPYTHLTDGFDDQDNFFEVMPGDFLSGPLAKAWQTLNDNEALRAIADKLVSLGNTAHEYLAGGEGADSKTPAVIDQAMDFIDDSEQFFTFVNLMDAHLPYHPPDEFRDEFAPGVDSTEVCQNSKEYNSGARDIADDEWEDIRGLYDAEIAHIDSQLTRLFDHLKETGRWDDTMVVVCADHGELHGEHDLYGHEFCLYDPLINVPLMVKHPALDDDRREDQVELIDLYHTVLDSLGVDGGNPAAPGDEAVGLDRTRSLLSESYRQFSEPTDPGQRGDGDYAFVEYSRPVVELKQLEEKAKDAGITLSEQSRFYSRMRAARRTDAKYVRIDRIEDEAYRLDEDPEETENLADATETDDIIAETEAMLAEFESAIGGAWDSADDAEVTDEAVQEMDEEAQERLRDLGYME; from the coding sequence ATGACCAGCGAGTCCCCCCGGAACGTCCTCTTCGTCGTCATGGACACCGTCCGGAAGGACCATCTCACGCCGTACGGCTACGACCGACCGACGACGCCCGGACTGGAGGACTTCGCCGACGAGGCGACCGTCTTCGAGCAGGCCGTCGCCCCCGCGCCGTGGACGCTCCCCGTCCACGCCTCGCTCTTCACCGGGATGTATCCCAGTCAGCACGGCGCCGACCAGGAGAACCCCTACCTCGACGGGGCGACGACGCTCGCGGAGACGCTCTCGGCGGAAGGCTACGACACGGCCTGTTACTCCTCGAACGCCTGGATCACGCCGTACACCCATCTGACCGACGGCTTCGACGACCAAGACAACTTCTTCGAGGTCATGCCCGGCGACTTCCTCTCGGGACCGCTCGCGAAGGCGTGGCAGACGCTCAACGACAACGAGGCCCTACGAGCCATCGCGGACAAGCTCGTCAGCCTCGGCAACACCGCCCACGAGTATCTCGCCGGTGGCGAGGGCGCTGACTCGAAGACCCCCGCCGTCATCGACCAGGCGATGGACTTCATCGACGACTCCGAGCAGTTCTTCACGTTCGTCAACCTGATGGACGCCCATCTCCCCTATCACCCGCCCGACGAGTTCCGCGACGAGTTCGCCCCCGGCGTCGACTCCACGGAGGTCTGTCAGAACTCGAAGGAGTACAACTCCGGCGCGCGCGACATCGCTGACGACGAGTGGGAGGACATTCGCGGCCTCTACGACGCCGAAATCGCCCACATCGACTCCCAGCTCACCCGGCTGTTCGACCACCTGAAGGAAACCGGAAGATGGGACGACACGATGGTCGTCGTCTGTGCGGACCACGGCGAACTCCACGGCGAACACGACCTCTACGGCCACGAGTTCTGTCTCTACGACCCGCTTATCAACGTCCCGCTGATGGTCAAACATCCCGCCCTCGACGACGACCGCCGCGAGGACCAGGTCGAACTCATCGACCTCTACCACACGGTCCTCGACTCCCTCGGCGTCGACGGCGGCAACCCGGCCGCGCCGGGCGACGAGGCCGTCGGTCTCGACCGGACCCGGTCGTTGCTCTCGGAGAGCTACCGGCAGTTCAGCGAGCCGACCGACCCCGGCCAGCGCGGCGACGGCGACTACGCCTTCGTCGAATACTCCCGCCCGGTGGTCGAGCTGAAACAGCTGGAGGAGAAAGCCAAGGATGCCGGTATCACCCTCTCCGAGCAGTCGCGCTTCTACTCGCGGATGCGGGCGGCCCGCCGGACGGACGCGAAATACGTCCGCATCGACCGCATCGAGGACGAAGCCTACCGCCTCGACGAGGACCCCGAGGAGACCGAGAACCTCGCGGACGCGACGGAGACGGACGACATCATCGCGGAGACCGAAGCGATGCTGGCGGAGTTCGAGTCCGCAATCGGCGGCGCGTGGGACAGCGCGGACGACGCGGAAGTCACCGACGAGGCCGTCCAGGAGATGGACGAGGAGGCCCAAGAACGGCTGCGCGACCTCGGCTACATGGAGTAA
- a CDS encoding NifU family protein — translation MSTESQDVDDLKDRVTNFLRRNFPQIQMHGGSAAIQNLDRETGEVTILLGGACSGCGISPMTIQAIKTRMVKEIPEINEVHAETGMGGDSMGGGSGGMSPSFPGETSDDDEDGSDEGPQAPF, via the coding sequence ATGAGCACGGAGAGTCAGGACGTCGACGACCTCAAAGACCGCGTGACGAACTTCCTGCGTCGGAACTTCCCGCAGATTCAGATGCACGGTGGCAGTGCGGCCATCCAGAACCTCGACCGCGAGACGGGCGAGGTCACCATCCTCCTCGGTGGTGCCTGTTCCGGCTGCGGTATCTCGCCGATGACCATCCAGGCCATCAAGACCCGCATGGTCAAGGAGATCCCCGAGATCAACGAAGTCCACGCCGAGACCGGCATGGGCGGCGACAGCATGGGTGGCGGCAGCGGCGGCATGAGTCCGTCGTTCCCCGGCGAGACCAGCGACGACGACGAAGACGGCAGCGACGAAGGCCCGCAGGCCCCGTTCTAA
- a CDS encoding DUF5783 family protein — protein MAEFDPEKFEDKYVHYFQQLQRAYKNAFNTMNDEFDSTLIHGIDQQILNESEPFYEDGEFFVDLPENPSERLTGVVVDDEKLEATLERYVDEIESELYRVFGVDRPN, from the coding sequence ATGGCCGAGTTCGACCCCGAGAAGTTCGAGGACAAGTACGTCCACTACTTCCAGCAGCTCCAGCGCGCGTACAAGAACGCCTTCAACACGATGAACGACGAGTTCGACTCGACGCTCATCCACGGCATCGACCAGCAGATTCTGAACGAGTCCGAGCCGTTCTACGAGGACGGCGAATTCTTCGTCGACCTGCCCGAAAACCCGAGTGAGCGGCTGACGGGTGTCGTCGTCGACGACGAGAAGCTGGAAGCGACGCTGGAGCGGTACGTCGACGAGATTGAAAGTGAGCTGTACCGCGTGTTCGGCGTCGACCGTCCGAACTGA
- a CDS encoding VOC family protein encodes MNPTRLDHVQLTVPPGTEQEAREFYTAVLGFEEIPRPESLREYGGMWLGAGDIELHLGIEDIDSEPSKRHPAFEVDDIDHARAMLEERDVTLFEEPPIPGRDRFSFRDPFGNRIELLERHE; translated from the coding sequence ATGAACCCTACTCGTCTCGACCACGTCCAACTCACTGTTCCCCCGGGGACAGAACAAGAGGCACGCGAGTTCTACACGGCCGTCCTCGGGTTCGAGGAGATACCCAGACCGGAGTCACTCCGAGAGTACGGGGGGATGTGGCTCGGTGCGGGCGATATTGAACTCCACCTCGGCATCGAAGACATCGACTCCGAACCCTCGAAACGGCATCCTGCCTTCGAGGTCGACGACATCGACCACGCACGCGCGATGCTCGAAGAGCGCGACGTCACACTCTTCGAGGAGCCACCGATTCCGGGTCGCGACCGGTTCTCGTTCCGTGACCCCTTCGGCAACCGGATCGAACTCCTCGAACGGCACGAGTAA
- a CDS encoding single-stranded-DNA-specific exonuclease RecJ, which yields MAGPVPELHDRAVACADRLREADSVLLASHIDADGLTSAAVAASALERAGIRFDTVFSKQLDAEEVAAIAATGHETVLFTDFGSGQLDIIAEHETAGDFTPVIADHHQPADADTEFHLNPLLVGIDGASELSGAGASYVLARALESGDTDNRDLAALAVVGAVGDMQDSDGGLTGANEGIVAEGVEAGVLDPAKDLALYGRQTRPLPKLLEYASEVRIPGISNDENGSIRFLSDLGLDLKEGGEWKRWVDLTQEERQTVVSALIKRAVSKGVPPDRVNTLIGTTYTLVDEEEGTELRDVSEFSTLLNATARYDRADVGLGVCLGNRGDALDRARTLLRNHRRNLSEGLQWVKTEGVTVEEHVQWFDAGTRIRETIVGIIAGMAVGANGISRRKPILAFAEKNDEEVKVSARGSHFLTKNGLDLSVVMREASRSVGGDGGGHDVAAGATIPMGKQAEFVAEADRLVGEQLG from the coding sequence ATGGCAGGTCCCGTTCCCGAACTTCACGACCGTGCGGTGGCGTGCGCCGACCGGCTCCGTGAGGCCGACTCCGTACTGCTCGCCTCACACATCGACGCCGACGGCCTGACGAGTGCCGCCGTTGCCGCCTCGGCACTCGAACGCGCGGGCATCCGCTTCGACACCGTCTTCTCGAAACAGCTCGACGCCGAGGAGGTCGCCGCCATCGCCGCGACGGGCCACGAGACCGTCCTCTTCACGGACTTCGGGAGCGGCCAACTCGACATCATCGCCGAACACGAGACCGCGGGCGACTTCACCCCAGTCATCGCCGACCACCACCAGCCTGCCGACGCAGACACCGAGTTCCACCTCAACCCCCTGCTCGTCGGCATCGACGGCGCGAGCGAGCTGTCGGGCGCGGGGGCGAGTTACGTCCTCGCTCGCGCGCTCGAATCGGGTGACACGGACAACCGTGACCTCGCCGCGCTCGCGGTCGTCGGCGCGGTCGGTGATATGCAGGACTCCGACGGCGGCCTCACGGGAGCCAACGAAGGGATCGTCGCCGAGGGCGTCGAGGCGGGCGTCCTCGACCCCGCGAAGGACCTCGCACTCTACGGGCGACAGACCCGGCCACTGCCGAAGCTGCTCGAATACGCCAGCGAAGTCCGGATTCCGGGAATCTCGAACGACGAGAACGGCTCGATTCGCTTCCTCTCGGATCTCGGTCTCGACCTGAAGGAAGGGGGCGAGTGGAAGCGGTGGGTCGACCTGACGCAGGAGGAACGGCAGACCGTCGTCAGCGCGCTCATCAAGCGCGCCGTCTCGAAGGGCGTCCCACCGGACAGAGTCAACACGCTCATCGGGACGACCTACACCCTCGTCGACGAAGAGGAAGGGACGGAGTTGCGGGACGTGAGTGAGTTCTCGACACTCCTGAACGCAACGGCCAGATACGACCGCGCCGACGTCGGTCTCGGCGTCTGTCTCGGCAATCGGGGAGACGCGCTCGACCGCGCCCGCACCCTGCTCCGAAACCACCGGCGGAACCTCTCGGAAGGCCTGCAGTGGGTCAAGACCGAGGGCGTCACTGTCGAAGAGCACGTCCAGTGGTTCGACGCGGGCACGAGAATCCGCGAGACCATCGTCGGCATCATCGCCGGGATGGCCGTCGGCGCGAACGGCATCAGCCGCCGCAAGCCGATTCTCGCGTTCGCCGAGAAGAACGACGAGGAGGTGAAGGTCTCCGCCCGCGGGAGTCACTTCTTGACGAAGAACGGGCTGGACCTCTCTGTTGTCATGCGCGAGGCGTCTCGGAGCGTCGGCGGCGACGGCGGCGGCCACGACGTCGCTGCGGGGGCGACGATTCCGATGGGCAAGCAAGCGGAGTTCGTCGCCGAAGCCGACCGTCTCGTCGGTGAGCAGTTGGGATAG
- a CDS encoding YqjF family protein has protein sequence MSLPRPPMLTMTAEDCLLLHWPVDADALRPRLPSALTLSTAEDSAWLSVVAFRATGLRLRGLPARLGRSFPEIRLQTYVRHRGTPGRYFFSIDAGDRFVARLFRLTSRIPYVAADATVERVGDAVRVTSRREQGGTPPATFAAEATVADDGGARSLADRDRDRWLAGHHRAFGAAGKTLWALNIERDLPDLRPVDVDIAENTLLEAAGLPSPTADPVARYTPAWPMHASLPWWVRS, from the coding sequence ATGTCGCTCCCGCGCCCGCCGATGTTGACGATGACCGCAGAGGACTGTCTCCTGCTGCACTGGCCGGTCGACGCCGACGCCCTCCGACCGCGGCTCCCGTCGGCACTCACGCTCTCGACGGCCGAAGACAGCGCGTGGCTCTCGGTCGTCGCGTTCCGTGCGACCGGCCTCCGGCTGCGCGGACTCCCTGCCCGGCTCGGCCGTTCGTTCCCCGAGATCCGTCTCCAGACCTACGTCCGTCACCGCGGGACGCCGGGGCGGTATTTCTTCAGTATCGACGCTGGCGACCGGTTCGTCGCACGCCTCTTCCGGCTCACCTCGCGGATTCCCTACGTCGCCGCCGACGCGACGGTCGAACGCGTCGGCGACGCGGTTCGCGTCACCAGTCGGCGCGAGCAGGGTGGGACGCCACCGGCGACGTTCGCGGCCGAGGCCACTGTCGCCGACGACGGGGGCGCGAGGAGCCTCGCCGACCGCGACCGTGACCGCTGGCTCGCGGGCCACCACCGGGCGTTCGGCGCGGCGGGCAAGACGCTCTGGGCACTGAACATCGAGCGCGACCTACCCGACCTCCGACCCGTCGACGTCGACATCGCCGAGAACACGCTGCTCGAGGCCGCGGGCCTGCCGTCGCCGACGGCCGACCCTGTGGCCCGCTACACCCCCGCGTGGCCGATGCACGCCTCGTTGCCGTGGTGGGTCAGAAGCTAG
- a CDS encoding MFS transporter: MESEAQTTGPTRSWRSVATVAGWQTAASLCYYTIFAATSFVRSEFSVSESLVGVFLTAALLGYTVMLFPSGAAVDGFGEKRTMVVGLLALAVASVGVSLAPSYGLLLAAGALLGMAYSTAMPSSNRAIVASAPPGRQGLAMGLKQVGVTAGSGAASLVITGVAAVAAWYVGFWVVAVVAGGYAVVFLALYDGSTGDGEFSLPDLSGLWGNRAYVLLVAGGLFVGASIFSMLGYTVLYVQDDVAGAGAAAGGIVLALTQVTGSVGRIGAGSLADRLGGAKGAATVALGQMAVAVVLFAVLATGSWSLPVAVALFVGLGLSIHGSTGVFYSCLSELVDSDDIGGATAGGQTAINAGGLVAPPLFGLLVETGGYDLGWGLLAGMTLVGTLLLAGVRLRL, translated from the coding sequence GTGGAATCCGAGGCACAGACCACCGGGCCGACGCGGAGCTGGCGGTCGGTCGCGACGGTCGCCGGCTGGCAGACGGCCGCGAGCCTCTGTTACTACACCATCTTCGCCGCGACGAGCTTCGTCCGCAGCGAGTTTTCGGTCTCCGAGTCGCTGGTCGGCGTCTTCCTCACCGCCGCCTTGCTCGGCTACACGGTCATGCTCTTTCCGAGCGGCGCGGCCGTCGACGGCTTCGGCGAGAAGCGGACGATGGTCGTCGGCCTCCTCGCGCTGGCCGTCGCGTCCGTCGGCGTGTCGCTCGCGCCCTCCTACGGCCTGCTGCTCGCCGCCGGGGCACTGCTCGGAATGGCCTACTCGACGGCGATGCCCTCCTCGAACCGCGCTATCGTCGCCAGTGCCCCGCCGGGGCGACAAGGGCTGGCGATGGGGCTGAAACAGGTCGGCGTGACCGCGGGGAGCGGCGCGGCGTCGCTCGTCATCACGGGCGTGGCCGCCGTCGCCGCCTGGTACGTCGGCTTCTGGGTCGTCGCCGTCGTCGCCGGGGGGTACGCCGTCGTATTCCTGGCTCTCTACGACGGCTCGACGGGCGACGGCGAGTTCTCGCTGCCGGATCTCTCGGGACTGTGGGGGAACCGCGCGTACGTCCTGCTCGTCGCGGGCGGCCTGTTCGTCGGTGCCTCCATCTTCTCGATGCTGGGGTATACGGTGCTCTACGTGCAGGACGACGTCGCGGGCGCAGGTGCTGCCGCCGGCGGAATCGTCCTCGCGCTGACGCAGGTGACGGGCAGCGTCGGCCGCATCGGCGCGGGCAGTCTCGCCGACCGTCTCGGCGGCGCGAAGGGAGCCGCGACCGTCGCGCTCGGACAGATGGCGGTCGCCGTCGTCCTCTTCGCCGTGTTGGCGACCGGCAGCTGGTCGCTCCCCGTCGCCGTCGCGCTCTTCGTCGGCCTCGGGCTGTCGATCCACGGCTCGACGGGCGTCTTCTACTCGTGTCTCTCGGAACTCGTCGACAGCGACGACATCGGCGGCGCGACCGCGGGCGGGCAGACCGCCATCAACGCCGGGGGGCTGGTCGCGCCGCCGCTCTTCGGTCTCTTGGTCGAGACCGGCGGCTACGACCTCGGGTGGGGGCTGCTCGCCGGTATGACGCTCGTTGGGACGCTGCTCTTGGCGGGAGTTCGCCTGCGGCTCTAG
- a CDS encoding uroporphyrinogen-III synthase: protein MSQEVRVAVFRPDDERLANAVELLDSLGATPVADPMLAVQPTGAAPQTDDADYVILTSKTGVELAAEAGWEPGETTVVAIGDSTADALREAGYRVDRVPAEFSSDGLVAMLRDEVDGKRVEVARSDHGSPVLTDGLRDAGADVNETVLYRLVRPEGSGASVEMAADGELEAALFTSSLTVEHFLDAAEERGVRDEALAGLNEAVVGTIGYPTKETAESHGITVDIVPDVADFEELACAVVEAAAPTYHE from the coding sequence ATGAGCCAGGAGGTCCGTGTCGCCGTCTTCCGCCCGGACGACGAACGGCTGGCGAACGCCGTCGAACTGCTCGACTCGCTCGGTGCGACGCCCGTCGCCGACCCGATGCTGGCGGTCCAGCCCACGGGAGCGGCCCCACAGACCGACGACGCCGACTACGTGATTCTGACGAGCAAGACGGGCGTCGAACTCGCCGCCGAGGCGGGCTGGGAGCCCGGCGAGACGACCGTCGTCGCCATCGGCGACAGCACGGCCGACGCGCTGCGGGAGGCGGGCTACCGCGTCGACCGCGTGCCCGCGGAGTTCTCCTCCGACGGGCTGGTGGCGATGCTGCGCGACGAGGTCGACGGCAAGCGCGTCGAAGTCGCCCGCTCAGACCACGGCAGTCCGGTCCTCACCGACGGCCTTCGGGACGCTGGTGCCGACGTGAACGAGACCGTGCTCTACCGGCTCGTCCGCCCCGAGGGGTCGGGCGCGTCCGTCGAGATGGCCGCCGACGGCGAACTGGAGGCGGCACTGTTCACCTCGTCGCTGACGGTCGAGCACTTCCTCGACGCCGCCGAAGAGCGGGGCGTCCGCGACGAAGCGCTTGCGGGCCTGAACGAGGCCGTCGTCGGTACCATCGGCTACCCGACGAAGGAGACCGCCGAGTCTCACGGCATCACGGTCGACATCGTCCCCGACGTGGCCGACTTCGAGGAGTTGGCGTGTGCGGTCGTCGAGGCAGCCGCGCCGACGTACCACGAGTAG
- the cobA gene encoding uroporphyrinogen-III C-methyltransferase, whose translation MTDATDVDDADATSEVGKVYLVGSGPGDPELMTVKARRLIDEADVVLHDKLPGPEILGLVPEDRREDVGKRAGGEWTPQEYTNNRLVELAKAGKTVVRLKGGDPFVFGRGGEEMEHLAANGIPFEVVPGITSPIGGPGVAGIPVTHRDHTSSVSFVTGHEDPTKEESAIDWHALAATGGTLVVLMGVGKLPQYTQVLLEAGMDPETPVALIERATWPDMRVAMGTLDSIVDVRDEEGIEPPALTVIGDVAGTREKVVEFLDNRTGAFDGDAVDVASDEAGSEASDE comes from the coding sequence ATGACCGACGCGACCGACGTGGACGACGCGGACGCCACCAGCGAGGTTGGCAAGGTCTATCTCGTCGGGAGCGGTCCCGGCGACCCCGAACTGATGACCGTGAAGGCGCGGCGGCTCATCGACGAGGCCGACGTCGTCCTCCACGACAAGCTCCCCGGCCCGGAGATTCTCGGACTCGTCCCCGAGGACCGCCGCGAGGACGTCGGCAAACGCGCCGGTGGCGAGTGGACGCCCCAGGAGTACACCAACAACCGGCTGGTCGAACTCGCGAAGGCGGGCAAGACGGTCGTCCGGCTGAAGGGCGGCGACCCGTTCGTCTTCGGCCGCGGCGGCGAGGAGATGGAACATCTCGCGGCCAACGGAATCCCCTTCGAGGTCGTCCCCGGCATCACCTCGCCCATCGGCGGCCCCGGCGTCGCGGGCATCCCCGTCACGCACCGTGACCACACCTCCTCCGTCTCGTTCGTCACGGGCCACGAGGACCCGACGAAAGAGGAGTCGGCCATCGACTGGCACGCGCTGGCCGCCACGGGCGGCACGCTCGTCGTCCTGATGGGTGTCGGCAAGCTGCCGCAGTACACGCAGGTCCTCTTGGAGGCGGGCATGGACCCCGAGACGCCCGTCGCGCTCATCGAGCGGGCGACGTGGCCCGATATGCGCGTCGCGATGGGCACCCTCGACAGTATCGTCGACGTCCGCGACGAGGAGGGTATCGAGCCACCCGCGCTTACCGTCATCGGCGACGTGGCGGGAACCCGCGAGAAGGTGGTCGAGTTCCTCGACAACCGGACGGGCGCGTTCGACGGTGACGCCGTCGACGTCGCGAGCGACGAAGCAGGGTCGGAGGCGAGCGACGAATGA
- the hemC gene encoding hydroxymethylbilane synthase, translating to MNRGTLRIATRGSDLALRQAASVQEALESYRYEVEIQEVETRGDQLQDELIHRLGKTGAFVRDVDQRVLDGDADLAVHSMKDMPTDQPPELTVGAIPERESAFDVLVSPSGYAFEDLPVGSTVGTSSLRRKAQILNARPDLEVEPLRGNVDTRVEKLLAAGMQEEHEKRLEASSDKKGHAGDDDYEAEYEQSVEEWFDSLSELQRGALEHDLDVEYDAIVLAEAGLKRSGLHHHVEYERLPRADFVPAPGQGALAVTAADSDVVEVLQKALDHPRSRVETTAERTVLAELGGGCVAPIGVHAILQGSYVHTEVQVMSQDGEETIEAKRDLPVDNHANAAAELAADLRDRGAAELIEAAKRDTPSEGTRDE from the coding sequence ATGAACCGTGGGACCCTTCGGATCGCGACGCGAGGCTCGGACCTCGCGCTGCGGCAGGCGGCGAGTGTACAGGAGGCGCTCGAAAGCTATCGCTACGAGGTCGAGATACAGGAAGTCGAGACCCGTGGCGACCAGTTGCAGGACGAACTCATCCACCGACTCGGGAAGACCGGGGCGTTCGTCCGCGACGTCGACCAGCGCGTCCTCGACGGCGACGCCGACCTCGCCGTCCACTCGATGAAGGACATGCCGACCGACCAGCCGCCGGAGCTGACCGTCGGCGCCATCCCCGAACGTGAGTCGGCGTTCGACGTCCTCGTCTCCCCCAGCGGCTACGCCTTCGAGGACCTCCCGGTCGGCTCCACCGTGGGCACCTCCTCGCTCCGTCGGAAGGCACAGATTCTCAACGCCCGTCCCGACCTCGAGGTCGAGCCCCTCCGCGGCAACGTCGACACGCGCGTCGAGAAACTGCTCGCCGCCGGGATGCAGGAAGAACACGAGAAGCGACTCGAAGCGTCGAGCGATAAGAAGGGCCACGCCGGCGACGACGACTACGAGGCCGAGTACGAGCAGTCCGTCGAGGAGTGGTTCGACAGTCTCTCGGAACTCCAGCGAGGTGCCCTCGAACACGACCTCGACGTCGAATACGACGCCATCGTCCTCGCCGAAGCGGGTCTGAAGCGGAGCGGTCTCCACCACCACGTCGAGTACGAGCGGCTGCCGCGGGCCGACTTCGTCCCCGCGCCCGGTCAGGGCGCGCTCGCCGTCACGGCCGCCGACAGCGACGTCGTCGAAGTCCTCCAGAAGGCCCTCGACCATCCGCGGTCGCGGGTCGAGACGACCGCCGAGCGCACCGTCCTCGCCGAACTCGGCGGCGGCTGTGTCGCGCCCATCGGCGTCCACGCCATCCTCCAGGGTTCCTACGTCCACACCGAGGTCCAGGTCATGAGCCAGGACGGCGAAGAGACCATCGAGGCGAAGCGCGACCTGCCGGTCGACAACCACGCCAACGCCGCCGCCGAACTGGCGGCCGACCTCCGCGACCGCGGCGCGGCGGAACTCATCGAGGCAGCGAAACGAGACACGCCGAGCGAGGGGACCCGAGACGAATGA